Part of the Methylomonas sp. AM2-LC genome, CAGGCTTGCGCTTAAAACCTAATCCATTACTGCATACCGATAAATTGTTGCGTTTGGCCCTTGAAGTCTATGGTGGGCCGATATTGGCAACTTTTACTGATCGTGATTTAAGTCTGGCCGGACGGGTGGCGTTTCGCAACGACAATGGTGGTATTGACTGTCGTTTATTAGATTTTGAAAAAGTATTGTTGCGCTTGCCCAATTTGGCTATCCATATGAATCGAGCGGTGAATGAAGAAGGTTTAAAGCTTAACAAACAAAGCGAACTGGCGGCTATCATTGCCACTTATATTCAGCAGCAATTACCTGATACGTATTTACAAGATTTGTTGGCAACGACTTTAGGTATTCGGTCTGAACGTATTTTAAGTTGGGAACTGAATGTCTATGATACACAGAAAGGTGTGTTTTGGGGGGTAGATCAGGCGTTTTATGCTAATAGTCAATTGGATAATCTGGCCTCCTGCCATGCTGGATTAACCGCGCTGCTGGATGAGGCTACTTTAAATAGCGATAATAGCTTAGTTTGCGCCTTTTTTGATCATGAAGAAATTGGTAGTGAAAGCATGAAAGGGGCTGCAGGTAGTTTTCTGCCCGATGTTTTAATCCGCATAGTGAATGCAGTTGCGAAAGAAAATGATGCGCAGCAACGCACTTTTGCTAATAGTTTTATGATTAGTGCCGATATGGCTCACGCCTATCAGCCTAACTACCCAGCCGCTTACGAATCAAACCATAAAGTTATTGTAAATCAAGGGCCGGTAATCAAAACAAATGCTAATCATCGCTATGCAACTGATTGCCAGTCCGAGGCGCAATTCATTACCTATTGTGAACAGGCTGGTGTACCTTATCAAAAATATGCGCACCGTGGTGATTTGCCCTGCGGTAGTACGATAGGCCCTATTGCTTCAGCAAAGCTTGGTATACGCACGGTTGATGTTGGCAACCCGATGTGGGCCATGCATAGTGTCAGAGAAAGCGCAGGCGTTCTGGATCATCATTATATGATCATGGCATTACGCTGTTTTTTTTCTAGCTAAGGCATTTTTGTTGTAGCAAAATTATGCTTAAACCTTAGTTTTTTTGGTGAGTTGCTGAAAAAGTATACTCGCCAGAAAAATAAAAACTATCGCTATTATCCAAGCTGTTTTGTTTACGAATCGCGGTCATCATGCAGGATGTTAAGCGGCGGCTAATCCAAGCTTCACCCTCTGCTATAACCTTGATAATTTTGTCAATGTAAATTGCCAGATCTGTAACATTCTGATAGCCCTTGGCTCCTTGTAATAGGCAATGTACGATTTGATCTTCTGTCAGATTGTCACCCAATACTATAATGTCGCTAGTCGGGCTTATGGTCAGTAACAAATCTATATAGCGGGCTGTTTCTTTGTTTCGTACATGATAATGAAGCAAGATTAGGTTCGGCGATTGTTCATCTACAGCATTGACCGCTTGTATTTCATCGGAAAAAAATCGGGCGCTAGGCTGCGAAATTAACAACTCTGGTTGAATTTGCCCGGTATTATCAATGACGTAAATTTTCATGGCAGATGACTGTGTTGGTTTCGCAAGTTACTGGTATATAAAAATAGTGTTCGTTAGCTTTAGCGTATCAATTATTGACTGATATCAATAAATCCATGCAAACCTCGTTTCGAGTCTGCTGCAAGCCACTCCTTTAAGTATTGCACTTCTTCCGTTAATTGCAATGCGTCCAAGCTGGCTTTTTTTTTCAAAAGCCTAAAAGCCGATGAAAGTACTTTATAGTTTTCGCCTACTATACCTGCACGTCTTAAGCCGACAATATTTAAACGATAGTGTTTAGCTGGACGTCCACCAATTAACATATAAGGGATAACATCCATATTAATGCCCGTAGTGCCTTGTACAATGGCATATGAGCCAATGCGACAGAATTGATGTACCACGACTGCTCCGCCCATAAACACATGACTGCCTATCTCAACAAAGCCACCAATCGCTACATTATTGGCAAAAATTGTTTTA contains:
- a CDS encoding M18 family aminopeptidase, with the translated sequence MIAKQQCQDLLSFIDSSPSPWHVCASIETRLQKFQFRRLYETEAWNLVKGGRYYVVRDDSSLVLFVLGKQPLLDTGFKILGAHTDSPGLRLKPNPLLHTDKLLRLALEVYGGPILATFTDRDLSLAGRVAFRNDNGGIDCRLLDFEKVLLRLPNLAIHMNRAVNEEGLKLNKQSELAAIIATYIQQQLPDTYLQDLLATTLGIRSERILSWELNVYDTQKGVFWGVDQAFYANSQLDNLASCHAGLTALLDEATLNSDNSLVCAFFDHEEIGSESMKGAAGSFLPDVLIRIVNAVAKENDAQQRTFANSFMISADMAHAYQPNYPAAYESNHKVIVNQGPVIKTNANHRYATDCQSEAQFITYCEQAGVPYQKYAHRGDLPCGSTIGPIASAKLGIRTVDVGNPMWAMHSVRESAGVLDHHYMIMALRCFFSS
- the lpxA gene encoding acyl-ACP--UDP-N-acetylglucosamine O-acyltransferase, which gives rise to MTSSIHPTAYIASTAILGENVTVGPFAVIEEGALIGNHCQIGAHAVIHGQVRMGESNILHPHAVLGGLPQDLSFDAKTLSWLEIGDGNVFREGFTAHRATQANGSTRIGSNCYFMNNSHVAHDCTVGNKTIFANNVAIGGFVEIGSHVFMGGAVVVHQFCRIGSYAIVQGTTGINMDVIPYMLIGGRPAKHYRLNIVGLRRAGIVGENYKVLSSAFRLLKKKASLDALQLTEEVQYLKEWLAADSKRGLHGFIDISQ